The following are from one region of the Gossypium hirsutum isolate 1008001.06 chromosome D03, Gossypium_hirsutum_v2.1, whole genome shotgun sequence genome:
- the LOC107949846 gene encoding uncharacterized protein encodes MKMREEETVKRYADRIMAVVNSIGLLSEQFSEEQMRASKVKEHQEGAFQAKAREASSTNSYKGKKVWKNRPKPDVARREDQPCDIAKGLVIKKKNAGLDQMHYVNIKNVEAHVAENSSDHEEQVFTVSCSANQKKGSKGWLLDSGCINHMSPDATIFKNLDRNCKTKVNVGNGQFIKAEGKGDVLICTPTSAKVISNVLLVRLTETFSALLNYLRKVIQLHSRAKSVRLLIRVDQAS; translated from the exons ATGAAGATGAGagaagaagaaacagtgaagcgGTATGCAGACAGGATCATGGCAGTGGTCAATAGCATAGGGCTCCTTAGTGAGCAGTTCAGTGAG GAGCAAATGAGAGCTAGCAAGGTCAAAGAGCACCAAGAAGGTGCTTTTCAAGCCAAGGCCAGAGAAGCCTCAAGCACCAATTCCTACAAAGGCAAAAAGGTGtggaaaaacaggcctaagcctgatgttGCTAGGAGAGAAGACCAACCATGCGACATTGCAAAAGGCCTGGTCATCAAGAAGAAAAATGCTGGTTTAGACCAGATGCATTATGTCAACATT AAGAATGTTGAAGCTCATGTAGCTGAAAACAGTAGTGATCATGAAGAGCAGGTCTTTACTGTGTCTTGCTCTGCTAATCAGAAGAAGGGATCAAAAGGCTGGCTGTTGGATAGTGGCTGCATTAatcacatgtcaccagatgcaaccattttcaaaaatttggaCAGAAACTGCAAAACCAAAGTAAATGTTGGCAATGGTCAGTTCATAAAGGCTGAAGGAAAGGGGGATGTGTTGATATGTACTCCCACAAGTGCCAAAGTCATCTCGAATGTGCTATTGGTgagattgacagaaaccttctcagcattGCTCAACTACTTGAGAAAGGTTATTCAGTTGCATTCAAGGGCAAAGAGTGTCAGATTGCTAATCCGAGTGGATCAAGCCTCATGA